The Blautia hydrogenotrophica DSM 10507 genome window below encodes:
- a CDS encoding tetratricopeptide repeat protein: MKRAYGWLLAAGCVSVLMAGCQEEKAIYDQARKDLDQGAYEEAVQGFQEAMERDVHKAESCRGAGIASLKLGDYEEAADYFEQALSQKGLDKGFRKDVLSYQATAQYKNGQYEDAQKTSESLLELSEDAQSCYLAGRVALAVDDYDLAKENFQKVIEEDSGYQQAVQIYEAYLERGMEADGTVYLEQALKTSPSDAKGRCEQGKIYYYMEDFDNAEKRLSEAVDGGNTEAMIFLGEVYLSKNDLESARASYEDYIQEEEDAAQGYNGLALCDLAEGDYESALNNIQNGIQQADTEEMQDLLFNEIVVYEKSLDFETAKEKAAEYLKMFPDDEAAQKESEFLNSRIS; the protein is encoded by the coding sequence ATGAAAAGGGCTTATGGTTGGCTGCTAGCCGCAGGCTGTGTGTCAGTCCTGATGGCTGGCTGTCAGGAGGAAAAAGCGATATATGACCAAGCCAGAAAGGACTTGGACCAAGGGGCCTATGAGGAGGCTGTTCAAGGTTTTCAGGAGGCCATGGAAAGAGACGTCCATAAGGCGGAGTCCTGCCGGGGAGCAGGCATCGCCAGCTTAAAATTGGGAGACTATGAGGAAGCGGCAGACTATTTTGAACAGGCATTGAGCCAAAAGGGACTGGACAAAGGATTTCGAAAAGATGTTCTGTCTTATCAGGCGACAGCCCAGTACAAGAATGGGCAGTACGAGGATGCCCAAAAAACCAGTGAAAGCCTGTTGGAATTGTCTGAGGACGCTCAGAGTTGCTATCTGGCAGGAAGAGTAGCGCTGGCGGTGGACGATTACGATCTGGCGAAAGAGAATTTTCAGAAAGTCATAGAAGAGGACAGTGGATATCAGCAGGCAGTCCAAATTTATGAGGCGTATTTGGAACGAGGGATGGAGGCTGATGGAACCGTCTATTTAGAACAGGCACTGAAGACTAGTCCATCCGACGCAAAGGGGCGGTGTGAGCAGGGAAAAATCTACTACTATATGGAAGACTTCGACAACGCAGAGAAGAGGCTTTCAGAGGCCGTAGATGGAGGAAACACCGAAGCGATGATATTTTTAGGAGAGGTGTACCTGTCCAAGAATGACTTGGAGAGTGCCAGAGCGAGTTATGAAGACTACATTCAGGAAGAGGAAGACGCGGCGCAGGGCTATAATGGTCTGGCACTGTGCGATCTGGCCGAGGGAGACTATGAGTCGGCATTGAACAATATTCAAAATGGAATTCAGCAGGCGGACACTGAGGAAATGCAGGATTTACTGTTCAATGAGATTGTAGTCTATGAGAAAAGTCTGGATTTTGAGACGGCGAAGGAAAAGGCTGCTGAGTATTTAAAAATGTTTCCAGACGATGAAGCTGCCCAGAAGGAGAGTGAATTTTTAAACAGCCGTATATCCTGA
- the glmM gene encoding phosphoglucosamine mutase yields MGKYFGTDGFRGEANVVLNVEHAFKVGRFLGWYYGKEHKARIVIGKDTRRSSYMFEYALVAGLTASGADVFLLHVTTTPSVSYAVRTEDFDCGIMISASHNPFYDNGIKIINGNGQKIEAEIEEQIEKYIDGEIQEIPLAVKENIGRTVDFSSGRNRYIGYLISIPSRDFKNIKVGLDCANGSSSAIAKSVFDALRAKTYVINNEPNGTNINTNCGSTHIEVLQKFVKENGLDIGFAYDGDADRCIAVDHEGNVVDGDLIMYICGKYLKEQGKLKDNMVVTTVMSNLGLYKALEREGMQYVKTAVGDKYVSENMLANGYGIGGEQSGHIIFSRYSATGDGILTSLMLMETLVEKKSTLHDLAKEVKIYPQLLKNVRVSDKKTARENPRVIEAVDQVAKELGDEGRILVRESGTEPVIRVMVEAATDELCGKYVDQVISVIEAEGLTVS; encoded by the coding sequence ATGGGGAAATATTTTGGAACTGATGGATTTCGCGGGGAAGCAAATGTGGTGCTGAATGTGGAGCATGCATTCAAGGTAGGACGTTTTCTAGGCTGGTATTACGGAAAAGAGCACAAAGCCAGAATCGTCATCGGCAAGGATACCCGCCGGAGCAGCTATATGTTTGAGTATGCCTTGGTGGCAGGGCTCACCGCCTCGGGCGCGGATGTTTTTCTGCTGCACGTGACGACGACGCCGAGCGTTTCCTACGCAGTTCGTACAGAGGACTTTGACTGCGGAATTATGATTTCAGCCAGTCACAATCCGTTTTATGACAATGGAATTAAGATCATCAATGGCAACGGACAGAAAATCGAAGCTGAGATTGAGGAGCAGATTGAGAAATATATCGACGGTGAAATTCAGGAGATTCCGTTGGCTGTGAAGGAAAACATTGGGCGCACGGTGGATTTTTCGTCGGGGAGAAACCGCTACATTGGTTATCTGATCTCTATTCCCTCCCGGGATTTCAAAAATATCAAGGTGGGACTGGACTGTGCCAACGGGAGTTCTTCTGCGATTGCCAAGAGTGTTTTCGACGCGCTGCGGGCGAAAACTTATGTAATCAACAACGAGCCGAACGGCACCAACATCAATACTAACTGCGGCTCTACCCACATCGAAGTTTTGCAGAAGTTTGTCAAGGAAAACGGCTTGGACATCGGCTTTGCGTACGATGGGGACGCGGACCGCTGTATTGCTGTAGACCATGAAGGAAATGTGGTGGACGGTGATCTGATTATGTATATCTGCGGAAAGTACCTGAAAGAGCAGGGCAAACTCAAAGACAATATGGTTGTGACTACGGTCATGTCCAATTTGGGACTCTATAAGGCTTTGGAGCGAGAGGGGATGCAGTATGTAAAGACCGCGGTGGGTGATAAATATGTCAGCGAGAATATGCTGGCCAACGGCTATGGAATCGGAGGGGAACAGTCCGGCCATATTATTTTCAGTCGTTATTCAGCGACAGGAGATGGTATCCTCACCTCTTTGATGCTGATGGAGACTTTGGTGGAGAAGAAATCCACACTTCATGACCTGGCAAAAGAAGTGAAAATCTATCCGCAACTTTTGAAGAATGTGCGGGTGTCGGATAAGAAGACTGCGAGGGAAAATCCGAGAGTCATCGAGGCAGTGGACCAGGTGGCAAAGGAACTAGGAGACGAAGGAAGAATTCTGGTGCGCGAGAGTGGGACAGAGCCGGTCATCCGCGTGATGGTGGAGGCCGCCACCGATGAGCTGTGCGGAAAATACGTAGATCAGGTGATCTCTGTCATTGAGGCTGAAGGCCTGACAGTCTCCTGA
- a CDS encoding nucleotidyltransferase family protein: protein MKKTALVIMAAGIGSRYGKGIKQLEKVGPSGEIIMDYSIHDALEAGFNRVVFIIRKDLEDEFKRVIGNRIEKITEVSYAFQELDDLPEGFEKPEGRTKPWGTCQAVLACRKILDEPFVVINADDYYGKEAFVKVHDYLVEEKEPSSKMQICMAGFILENTLSENGTVTRGICRRDDQGRLTGITETHEIAKTAEGAGVKKEDGTITPLDPKSLVSMNMWGLTPEFLKALEEGFVEFLKNVKPGDLKAEYLLPTMIDGLMREGRAQVDVLKTHDSWFGVTYQEDKQKVVEAFRELVDRGVYSEDLYRK, encoded by the coding sequence ATGAAAAAAACAGCGCTGGTAATTATGGCGGCGGGAATCGGAAGCCGCTACGGCAAAGGTATCAAGCAGTTGGAGAAAGTAGGACCCAGTGGTGAGATTATCATGGACTATTCCATACATGATGCATTGGAGGCCGGATTTAACCGGGTCGTATTCATCATAAGAAAAGATTTAGAAGATGAATTTAAGAGAGTCATTGGGAATAGAATTGAGAAGATTACCGAAGTAAGCTACGCGTTTCAGGAATTGGACGATCTCCCAGAAGGGTTTGAAAAACCAGAGGGACGTACAAAGCCGTGGGGAACCTGCCAGGCAGTTTTGGCCTGTAGGAAGATACTAGATGAACCGTTTGTGGTTATCAATGCGGACGATTACTATGGAAAAGAGGCATTTGTGAAGGTGCACGATTACCTAGTAGAAGAGAAAGAACCTTCCAGTAAAATGCAGATATGTATGGCTGGCTTTATTTTGGAGAACACCCTAAGTGAGAATGGAACGGTAACTAGGGGAATCTGCCGCAGAGATGATCAGGGAAGACTGACAGGGATTACGGAGACCCATGAGATCGCCAAGACTGCTGAAGGGGCAGGGGTGAAAAAGGAAGATGGAACAATCACACCGCTAGACCCCAAGAGTCTGGTATCTATGAATATGTGGGGGTTGACGCCGGAATTTCTGAAGGCTCTAGAGGAAGGCTTTGTGGAGTTCCTGAAAAATGTGAAACCGGGTGATTTGAAAGCGGAGTATCTGCTGCCCACCATGATAGACGGTCTTATGAGAGAAGGACGCGCTCAGGTGGATGTGTTGAAGACCCATGATAGCTGGTTCGGAGTGACCTATCAGGAAGACAAGCAAAAGGTAGTCGAGGCTTTCCGGGAGCTGGTTGACAGAGGCGTATATTCGGAAGATCTGTACCGGAAATAG
- a CDS encoding leucine-rich repeat domain-containing protein, whose protein sequence is MLDSVFEELAYGCKMGDPQAMLRMYQWFWSRVPDELKRLDSQYAARCSEESEKELEERLEQNPQEGFRLRAAYTWLTRAAFYGSQAAMDLLEKNPRCIWQGFLPVKSLFFGSGEHSVPITGDTLRALGLSEIKAQGRIRLRGQTEEKTYYYETYAGYEGPDEDGYGMEEEYYYRMYDEFFRYAYVFLGYSREEFERLRPKNLEYRQARETLAREREEYWKHQAARQHTEEVHTRQKGMLIKDGILYRCIRDENEVCRVPEGVYKIWPGAFLGLAKATAIHLPDSVTEIGKGAFESCRNLVRLILPKGLEEIPEGMCRDCSGLKSLSLPDTVIKIDSQAFYGCTSLEYIGLSEGLRWISKEAFKFCENLREIELPDSTEILEEESFFRCEALEKVRLPKRFRSMKKEELGKYFYGCPVTD, encoded by the coding sequence ATGCTGGATTCTGTTTTTGAGGAGTTGGCCTATGGCTGTAAAATGGGAGATCCACAGGCCATGCTGCGGATGTATCAGTGGTTTTGGAGTAGAGTTCCTGATGAGCTGAAAAGATTGGACAGTCAATATGCGGCCCGCTGCAGCGAGGAAAGTGAAAAGGAGCTGGAGGAGCGGTTGGAACAAAACCCGCAGGAGGGTTTTCGGCTGAGGGCCGCTTACACCTGGCTGACTAGGGCAGCGTTTTACGGCAGTCAGGCGGCCATGGATTTGCTGGAAAAGAATCCCCGCTGCATCTGGCAGGGCTTCCTTCCCGTGAAGTCTCTCTTTTTTGGCAGCGGAGAGCACAGCGTCCCCATTACAGGGGACACGCTGAGAGCTCTTGGCCTGAGCGAGATAAAAGCGCAAGGAAGGATCAGACTGCGGGGACAGACGGAGGAAAAGACCTACTATTATGAGACTTATGCCGGCTATGAGGGACCAGACGAGGACGGGTATGGGATGGAGGAAGAATATTATTACCGTATGTATGACGAGTTCTTTCGCTATGCCTATGTCTTTCTGGGATACTCCAGAGAAGAGTTTGAGAGGCTGAGACCTAAGAACTTGGAATACAGACAGGCCCGGGAGACGCTGGCGCGGGAGAGAGAGGAATACTGGAAGCACCAAGCGGCCAGGCAGCACACAGAAGAAGTCCACACAAGGCAGAAAGGAATGCTGATAAAGGATGGGATTTTGTACCGGTGTATCAGAGATGAGAACGAGGTTTGTCGTGTACCCGAAGGCGTGTACAAAATTTGGCCGGGAGCTTTTTTAGGGCTGGCAAAAGCCACGGCTATTCACCTGCCGGACTCAGTCACAGAGATCGGCAAGGGAGCTTTTGAGAGCTGCCGAAATCTTGTCCGCCTGATCTTGCCTAAGGGGTTGGAAGAAATTCCGGAGGGGATGTGCCGGGACTGCTCTGGTCTTAAAAGCCTTTCTCTTCCCGACACGGTGATTAAGATTGATTCTCAGGCTTTTTACGGCTGCACGAGCCTGGAATATATAGGTCTTTCGGAAGGACTCAGATGGATTTCAAAGGAGGCTTTTAAGTTCTGCGAAAATCTCCGAGAGATTGAACTTCCAGACAGTACAGAGATCTTGGAGGAGGAGTCCTTTTTCCGCTGTGAAGCTTTGGAAAAGGTGCGGTTGCCGAAAAGATTCAGAAGCATGAAAAAGGAGGAACTGGGCAAGTACTTCTACGGTTGCCCTGTGACGGACTGA
- a CDS encoding tetratricopeptide repeat protein codes for MNEEKKLFQCQICGREYERAEGTCDCGADLTIYGKWILEEPGPEPPEPDPSEPETPEPESPEPEPPEPQPPEPDPPKPKQPRTGWKYLLAGAVVAVGVLGVLGLFLAGVQQGKKSEVPPVSDEKEDESSREADAETPEECYQLGRAYEYGIEVDQDYTEAAKWYEKAAEQGHDGAQNSLGDCYYKGQGVPQNYETAAKWYQKAADQENFYAQSSLGSCYREGNGVERDYAAAMKWYGKSADQGYSYAQYYLGNCYYYGWGTEQDYSEAVKWYQKSADQDNSYGQYMLGECYYNGFGATQDYESAVKWYQASAEQDNPYGQVGLGTCYFFGDGTEANFEEAAQWYEKAAKQGNAVGQNELGACYSSGLGVEEDAAKAVEWFQKAANQGHAVSQYNLGKHYYDGEGVERDYQKAVQWYEKAANQGDADAQRELGNCYYDGKGVEQDYETAVEWYEKAAEQGDMSAQEKLIQCYRNGKGVEKDERKAVEWISRLNDQQYKKTKEMQEKLEQEE; via the coding sequence ATGAACGAAGAAAAGAAATTGTTTCAGTGTCAGATCTGTGGAAGAGAGTATGAGAGGGCCGAGGGGACCTGCGACTGCGGCGCGGATTTGACGATCTACGGAAAATGGATTTTAGAGGAGCCGGGGCCGGAGCCGCCGGAACCGGACCCATCGGAACCGGAGACACCAGAGCCGGAGTCGCCGGAACCGGAGCCGCCAGAACCGCAGCCACCAGAACCAGACCCGCCCAAGCCAAAACAGCCGAGGACTGGGTGGAAATACCTTCTGGCCGGGGCGGTCGTAGCCGTTGGGGTTCTTGGTGTCTTAGGGCTCTTTTTAGCGGGAGTTCAGCAGGGGAAAAAGAGTGAAGTCCCACCAGTCAGCGATGAGAAAGAGGATGAGAGCAGCCGGGAAGCGGACGCTGAGACCCCGGAGGAGTGTTATCAGCTGGGACGGGCCTATGAATATGGCATCGAAGTGGACCAGGATTACACCGAGGCGGCGAAATGGTATGAGAAGGCGGCAGAACAGGGGCATGACGGTGCTCAGAACAGTCTTGGAGACTGCTATTACAAGGGGCAGGGAGTGCCCCAGAACTACGAGACTGCGGCAAAATGGTATCAAAAAGCTGCGGACCAGGAGAACTTTTATGCTCAGAGCAGCTTAGGCAGCTGTTACCGGGAAGGCAACGGAGTGGAGCGGGATTACGCCGCGGCGATGAAGTGGTATGGAAAATCCGCAGACCAGGGATATTCCTATGCCCAGTACTATCTGGGAAACTGTTATTATTACGGCTGGGGAACGGAGCAGGATTACTCTGAAGCGGTGAAATGGTACCAGAAATCGGCGGACCAGGATAACTCTTATGGTCAGTATATGCTGGGAGAATGCTATTACAACGGATTTGGAGCAACACAGGACTATGAATCGGCAGTGAAGTGGTATCAGGCATCGGCCGAGCAGGACAATCCTTATGGGCAGGTGGGACTTGGAACTTGTTATTTTTTTGGGGATGGGACGGAAGCGAATTTTGAAGAGGCGGCTCAGTGGTATGAAAAGGCAGCTAAACAGGGCAATGCTGTCGGCCAGAACGAGTTGGGTGCCTGCTATAGCAGCGGCTTAGGAGTAGAAGAGGATGCCGCAAAAGCAGTAGAATGGTTCCAGAAAGCAGCGAACCAAGGACATGCGGTAAGCCAGTACAATCTCGGTAAACATTACTACGATGGAGAAGGGGTAGAGAGAGACTATCAGAAGGCGGTCCAGTGGTATGAGAAAGCGGCGAACCAAGGAGACGCTGACGCTCAAAGGGAACTGGGAAACTGTTACTACGATGGGAAAGGTGTAGAACAGGACTATGAGACTGCAGTAGAATGGTACGAGAAGGCGGCAGAACAGGGAGATATGAGTGCACAGGAGAAGTTGATTCAATGCTATAGGAATGGAAAAGGCGTGGAAAAGGACGAGAGAAAAGCTGTGGAGTGGATAAGCAGGCTGAATGACCAGCAGTATAAGAAGACAAAAGAAATGCAGGAGAAATTGGAACAGGAGGAATAA
- a CDS encoding S8 family serine peptidase translates to MYEVKKRRWVFEGDEKLARESCARAAQTEDTETLFEAADYLLSQAERGDKNADAVYCMERAAKAGHSQALLAMGQMAEYGWAVGKSKKYARRWYEAAAKAGNEEARKALRRMKRQRRIRCIGALLICLAIVGAVLAILSYRSKLSVQEEEQGQVSGRGEVLVGKDTQLKETNTLEEFNESMRSLLEEYDDELVVAGQRSTNRLILHFEGKSLNLTDFLAKRVIARENNMVIIQFDSEEEARQCLESLEKMKEVTFVEMDEYDVSSQTAGEGQNALSQNSGRQYYTWGCQDMGMDQLADYLAGHARQQSATVAVVDTGVLPAEAMKDRVLAGTDVVVGGDGRMDTVGHGTHVAGTILDCTQGLDVKVLPVGVFGANALASTTSICTGLEYAISQAPDVINMSLGGPAGAEHNWEQMLIGEAVQQGITVVVSAGNGDEAGNPEDTAGVMPAALTECIVVGAVDQEHEIASFSNYGDSVDVCAPGVDVVSYSIKPEGFESMSGTSMAAPHISALSAMLCMYVPEASPAQIEKYIKDYCERLGDEQYYGAGIPRGALYIEN, encoded by the coding sequence ATGTATGAGGTCAAAAAGCGCAGATGGGTCTTTGAAGGAGATGAGAAGCTGGCCCGGGAGAGCTGTGCCAGGGCCGCACAGACAGAAGATACGGAAACGCTTTTTGAGGCTGCGGACTATCTGCTTTCTCAGGCGGAGAGAGGAGATAAGAACGCAGACGCGGTCTATTGCATGGAGAGAGCCGCCAAGGCAGGACACAGTCAGGCGTTGCTGGCGATGGGGCAGATGGCAGAATACGGCTGGGCTGTGGGCAAAAGCAAAAAATACGCGAGGCGGTGGTATGAGGCCGCGGCCAAAGCAGGGAACGAGGAGGCCAGGAAGGCCCTCAGGAGGATGAAAAGGCAGCGGAGAATCCGGTGTATCGGAGCGCTCCTCATCTGTCTGGCCATCGTGGGGGCTGTGCTGGCAATTCTCTCGTATCGTTCAAAGCTTTCGGTTCAGGAAGAGGAACAGGGGCAGGTGAGCGGCCGCGGAGAAGTTCTGGTCGGAAAGGACACACAGCTGAAGGAGACGAATACGCTGGAGGAATTCAATGAGAGCATGCGGTCTCTCCTGGAGGAGTACGATGATGAGCTGGTGGTTGCCGGACAGAGGAGCACGAACCGTCTGATTCTGCACTTCGAGGGAAAGTCGCTGAACCTGACGGATTTTCTGGCCAAGCGGGTGATTGCCAGGGAAAACAATATGGTGATTATTCAGTTTGATTCTGAGGAAGAGGCCAGACAGTGCCTGGAGTCTCTGGAGAAGATGAAGGAAGTTACCTTCGTGGAGATGGATGAATACGACGTTTCCAGCCAGACAGCCGGAGAGGGTCAAAATGCCCTCTCCCAAAACTCAGGCCGTCAGTATTACACCTGGGGTTGCCAGGATATGGGAATGGATCAGCTGGCGGACTATCTCGCCGGTCACGCCAGACAGCAGTCTGCCACAGTAGCGGTGGTTGACACCGGGGTTCTGCCCGCTGAGGCGATGAAAGACCGGGTTTTGGCGGGGACCGACGTGGTGGTCGGCGGCGACGGACGCATGGACACGGTGGGACACGGAACTCATGTGGCGGGTACGATTCTGGATTGTACCCAGGGACTGGATGTGAAGGTGCTGCCAGTGGGGGTGTTCGGGGCGAATGCTCTGGCCAGCACGACGAGTATATGCACGGGGCTGGAGTATGCCATCAGTCAGGCTCCGGATGTGATTAATATGAGTCTGGGAGGCCCCGCCGGGGCGGAGCATAATTGGGAGCAGATGCTGATTGGCGAGGCGGTGCAGCAGGGAATTACCGTGGTGGTGAGCGCCGGCAACGGTGACGAAGCGGGAAACCCGGAGGATACCGCGGGAGTAATGCCTGCGGCTTTGACAGAATGTATAGTAGTGGGAGCGGTGGACCAGGAACATGAAATCGCTTCTTTTTCCAATTATGGGGATTCCGTGGACGTGTGCGCGCCCGGTGTGGATGTGGTGAGCTACAGTATCAAGCCGGAAGGCTTTGAGAGCATGAGCGGGACCTCTATGGCGGCGCCGCATATCTCGGCGCTGTCGGCAATGCTGTGTATGTATGTCCCGGAGGCGTCTCCGGCGCAGATTGAGAAATATATCAAAGATTACTGTGAGAGACTGGGAGATGAACAGTACTATGGGGCCGGGATTCCCCGAGGAGCTCTGTATATAGAGAACTGA
- a CDS encoding vWA domain-containing protein — protein MKGKFDRWMLALTFLLSGAGCAACAWLYGRMAQDDWGKILWTGLFFCIPFVVSLLGSFLAEGIHRRNFVIFRRGNRAITLIAAALTGFAVGAGGQFLYMLPPMENHSAVDMVLLLDGSGSMQGKKEPCVQATEALLEQMDEQSRAQAVAFASCVLGNTELLPLDEEGRETLIKFVEGTDIIGGTEFGQPLTFALNSLEEKKETGRIQAVILLSDGEGPFPETLEEEYKEKDVVLYTIRMDAGEQETETARQLVQFAQKTGGFDTKIPVDEKGQISTDELTKAFRQAFSAAKEFGMGEGMLVFGKIKGSFLLRFLIRALIFSVCGILVGAVYYRRLNKEQAIGNAAAGLVLCVLVTVLGQIGVGSLSASCVLFCVFIFSAYTTYDLDEEVDGHV, from the coding sequence GTGAAAGGAAAATTTGACCGCTGGATGCTGGCGCTGACCTTTTTGCTGAGCGGAGCCGGGTGTGCGGCCTGCGCCTGGCTTTACGGCCGGATGGCACAGGATGACTGGGGAAAGATTCTGTGGACGGGACTGTTTTTTTGCATTCCGTTTGTAGTCAGTCTGCTGGGCAGCTTTTTGGCGGAGGGGATTCACCGCCGGAATTTCGTGATATTTCGGAGGGGAAACAGGGCGATCACACTGATAGCGGCGGCTTTGACTGGCTTCGCAGTGGGAGCCGGCGGGCAGTTTCTCTACATGCTTCCCCCTATGGAGAACCACAGCGCCGTAGATATGGTGCTGCTTTTGGACGGCTCCGGCAGCATGCAGGGCAAGAAAGAACCCTGTGTCCAGGCAACGGAGGCTCTCCTTGAACAGATGGATGAGCAGAGCAGGGCCCAGGCTGTGGCGTTTGCGTCCTGTGTGCTGGGAAACACGGAGCTTCTTCCCCTGGACGAGGAAGGCCGTGAGACGCTGATTAAGTTTGTCGAAGGGACTGACATCATAGGCGGTACGGAATTTGGACAGCCGCTGACCTTCGCTCTGAATTCGCTGGAAGAGAAAAAGGAAACAGGGCGGATACAGGCAGTGATTCTGTTAAGCGACGGGGAAGGGCCGTTCCCGGAGACCCTGGAAGAGGAGTACAAAGAAAAAGACGTGGTGCTGTATACCATCCGTATGGATGCGGGAGAGCAGGAGACGGAGACTGCCAGGCAGCTGGTTCAGTTTGCACAGAAGACCGGGGGATTTGACACGAAGATACCGGTGGACGAGAAGGGACAGATCAGCACCGACGAGCTGACAAAGGCCTTTCGGCAGGCGTTTTCGGCCGCGAAAGAATTCGGCATGGGAGAAGGGATGCTGGTCTTTGGAAAGATAAAAGGCAGCTTTTTGCTGCGCTTTCTGATTCGAGCGCTGATTTTCAGTGTCTGCGGCATTCTGGTGGGAGCAGTCTATTACCGGAGGCTCAATAAGGAACAGGCGATAGGAAATGCAGCTGCGGGACTGGTGCTGTGCGTGCTGGTTACGGTGCTGGGGCAGATAGGCGTCGGGAGCCTATCTGCGTCCTGTGTACTGTTTTGCGTTTTTATTTTTTCGGCTTATACAACCTATGATTTGGATGAGGAGGTGGACGGACATGTATGA
- a CDS encoding protein kinase domain-containing protein, whose translation MSQRSFLPKGYTITTKSWTYTIDEYVGAGSNSVVYRAYYYDTFMPDRKHIVLLKELYPFDPQRKITRDEHWNLVVSAEDMNFFNYHKKSFITGNYAHLILSETESEHIAQNLDSFEANNTIYTVLTSKKGQVLSEMEEKGVNFPTLTDTILFIKNLLHALEPFHDHDLLHLDISPDNIFLLSPENHETFSTRLLLLDFNSAYSMDSKEEFGDQYYFGKTGYMAPEVMLHRREELGPWTDLYSVAVLWYEILAGEKFPEDRELVSLDELVSPYSRLLLHEKERSAVRLNEILKNALQFLPQNRYQNIGEMLQDIQELYDIVAGINREPAPVKVEPLIAKKSRKRHVFTAGILVCVFLIGGASSIFLSKAMRPKTEEEQSMEHTELDLTQFPLETDDSVVLTEKNIRHPLVDNIMEMPVQSSMSARINLKDYPHPRDTSEAFETYGIFSIYNGEGDKRGWQFADLTYDFFYTKDNALHMELPFQDTNDFNLEYIGIIFQNHNHTETSVVLDIKDCTLIDGKGEAHEITELEGSHVLYFDEENWQWNLLTTQCGDFVKTFEDIYGGKLVVDAEVGFLEPLLDIKWESDNPEVATVDEKGRIFANRQGQATITVTIKDRNTQEVRKTQMLVHVRSKLG comes from the coding sequence ATGAGTCAGAGAAGTTTTCTTCCCAAGGGCTATACGATTACGACAAAGAGCTGGACATATACCATTGATGAGTATGTGGGGGCGGGTTCCAATTCTGTTGTCTACCGGGCGTATTATTACGACACTTTTATGCCGGACCGGAAACATATTGTACTCTTGAAAGAATTGTATCCGTTTGACCCTCAGAGAAAAATCACAAGGGATGAACATTGGAATCTGGTGGTAAGTGCTGAGGATATGAATTTCTTTAACTATCATAAAAAAAGCTTTATCACTGGAAACTACGCGCATTTGATTTTGTCGGAGACGGAGAGCGAGCATATCGCTCAAAATCTGGATTCCTTTGAGGCAAATAATACGATTTACACGGTTTTGACTTCCAAAAAGGGACAGGTTTTGTCGGAAATGGAGGAGAAGGGGGTAAATTTTCCGACCCTGACGGATACGATTCTCTTTATCAAAAATCTTCTTCATGCGCTGGAGCCTTTTCACGATCATGACTTGCTGCACTTGGACATCAGTCCTGACAATATCTTTTTGCTGAGCCCTGAGAATCATGAGACTTTTTCCACCAGGCTTCTTCTGCTGGATTTCAACAGCGCATATTCCATGGACAGCAAAGAAGAGTTTGGAGATCAGTATTATTTTGGAAAGACCGGATATATGGCGCCGGAAGTGATGCTTCACAGACGGGAAGAGCTGGGCCCGTGGACCGATTTGTATTCTGTGGCGGTTCTCTGGTATGAGATCCTGGCGGGAGAGAAATTCCCGGAGGACAGAGAACTGGTCAGTCTGGATGAACTGGTATCGCCCTATTCTAGACTGCTTCTTCATGAGAAGGAACGGTCGGCGGTCCGTCTCAATGAGATTTTGAAAAACGCTCTGCAGTTCCTTCCGCAAAATAGGTATCAGAACATCGGAGAGATGCTTCAGGATATTCAGGAGCTATATGATATTGTGGCGGGAATCAACAGAGAGCCGGCCCCGGTCAAGGTGGAGCCTTTGATAGCTAAAAAAAGCAGAAAGAGGCATGTCTTTACGGCAGGGATTTTGGTCTGTGTCTTTTTGATAGGGGGAGCGAGCAGCATTTTTTTGTCAAAGGCGATGCGGCCGAAAACGGAAGAAGAGCAGTCCATGGAGCATACGGAGCTGGATTTGACCCAGTTTCCTTTGGAAACTGATGATTCTGTGGTGCTGACGGAGAAGAATATCCGGCATCCGCTGGTGGACAATATCATGGAGATGCCGGTGCAAAGTTCCATGTCTGCCAGAATTAACCTGAAGGATTATCCCCATCCCAGAGACACCTCGGAGGCCTTTGAGACTTACGGTATTTTTTCCATCTACAATGGAGAGGGAGACAAGAGGGGCTGGCAGTTCGCTGATCTTACCTATGATTTTTTTTATACCAAGGACAATGCCCTACACATGGAGCTTCCCTTTCAGGATACCAATGATTTTAACCTGGAATATATAGGGATTATTTTTCAGAATCACAACCACACGGAAACGTCGGTGGTGCTGGATATTAAGGACTGCACGCTGATCGACGGCAAGGGAGAGGCCCATGAGATCACAGAGCTGGAGGGTAGCCATGTTCTCTATTTTGATGAAGAGAATTGGCAGTGGAACCTTTTGACCACCCAGTGCGGGGACTTCGTCAAGACTTTTGAGGACATTTACGGAGGCAAGCTGGTGGTGGACGCAGAGGTGGGTTTTTTAGAGCCGCTGCTGGATATTAAATGGGAGAGCGACAACCCGGAGGTGGCTACGGTGGATGAGAAAGGCCGGATTTTCGCGAACCGGCAGGGACAGGCCACCATCACTGTTACAATTAAAGACCGCAATACCCAGGAAGTGAGAAAGACTCAGATGCTGGTGCACGTCAGATCAAAGCTGGGGTGA